One window of the Magnolia sinica isolate HGM2019 chromosome 19, MsV1, whole genome shotgun sequence genome contains the following:
- the LOC131234396 gene encoding uncharacterized protein LOC131234396 isoform X2, translating to MENFREQPSPPGVMMMPNIASNSAPYVSPNSYTPQPSENISRPPHSSGNIPFSIHPSNATFPPPTQNFYPHFHSPTQFQFAPGRAPAPCMPQTHEQRPSNSQPIVFPQPSMSAYPYITQAPSSVSSYGAVHGTMHPHVDRNGFQFSQENLHGRAAPHFPVSTLNHQNLHQLNESRGSDTRDKVGDANEQEQHTGQNGSGRSTQYGTNLVDQQSRTQSELGDGIGQQNKKQKMQQAADEQKLTSECVVDGNVHSKSEHSLPSVSGERDLLQYPHKEAITADIASQTKFPREDADDIETATQDAILREQEIATQQIIQNQRQTRGASEPAEDDKDILSGRHDPNALKEVLLKMTTDHRAEMASKRGKSSHPDKGNIEIGNGYGVPGGGAYYGASRPSMVASTIFICYAPGKTGDENHETGPKNSEVNKGSESMRKELPEYLKQKLKARGILKDNVTNGRPATDENKLEMQSTHTAGVLKLPAGWVEAKDPASGSIYFYNENTGKSQWERPAESVSSPQQPPSLPPLLQDWEEALDDSTGQKYYYNTKTQASQWERPHLLEQAASEQHVESITSGEETAGKGNCQLSVMKKCMGCGGWGKDLVQAWGYCNHCTRVLKLPYQQYSIPNLNYQQQTGNAAGSKEVSSKTAAKHRSSSKPPVGKGNRKDHKKRTYSEDEELDPMDPSSYSDAPRGGWVVGLKGVQPRAVDTTATGPLFQQRPYPSPGAVLRKNAEIAAQTKKSSSHFAPISKRGDGSDGLGDAD from the exons ATGGAGAACTTCCGTGAACAGCCATCCCCTCCAGGTGTCATGATGATGCCAAACATTGCTTCAAATTCGGCTCCATACGTTTCTCCCAACTCATATACTCCCCAGCCTTCCGAAAACATTAGTAGACCTCCGCACTCTTCTGGAAACATTCCGTTTTCCATTCACCCATCCAATGCAACCTTTCCTCCTCCTACTCAAAACTTCTACCCGCATTTTCATTCACCAACACAATTTCAATTTGCTCCAGGAAGAGCACCTGCACCATGCATGCCTCAGACACATGAACAAAGGCCTAGTAACTCCCAACCCATTGTCTTTCCTCAGCCCAGCATGTCAGCCTATCCATATATCACACAAGCACCGAGTTCGGTATCTTCTTACGGCGCTGTTCATGGTACTATGCACCCTCATGTTGACAGAAATGGTTTTCAGTTTTCCCAAGAAAATCTTCATGGTAGAGCTGCTCCCCATTTCCCTGTATCAACTCTCAATCATCAAAACTTGCATCAGTTAAATGAATCCAGGGGTTCGGATACACGGGATAAGGTGGGAGATGCGAATGAGCAAGAACAACACACAGGACAGAATGGGTCAGGAAGATCCACCCAATACGGCACAAATCTCGTGGACCAGCAATCCAGGACACAATCTGAATTGGGTGATGGAATTGGTCAGCAAAACAAGAAGCAGAAAATGCAACAAGCAGCTGACGAACAGAAGCTGACTTCAGAATGCGTTGTTGATGGGAATGTTCACAGCAAATCTGAACATTCTTTGCCGTCGGTCTCAGGGGAACGTGACCTTCTCCAATATCCGCATAAAGAAGCCATCACTGCAGACATTGCCAGTCAGACAAAGTTCCCTAGAGAAGATgctgatgatatcgaaactgctACTCAAGATGCTATATTGCGTGAACAa GAAATTGCCACGCAACAAATCATACAAAATCAAAG GCAAACAAGAGGCGCAAGTGAACCTGCAGAGGATGATAAAGACATTCTCTCTGGACGTCATGATCCCAATGCTTTGAAG GAGGTTTTACTTAAGATGACGACGGACCATCGTGCGGAAATGGCCTCCAAACGCGGGAAGTCTAGTCATCCCGATAAAG GCAACATTGAAATTGGCAATGGGTATGGTGTACCTGGTGGAGGTGCTTATTATGGTGCCTCAAGGCCCTCCATGGTTGCATCAA CTATATTTATTTGTTATGCTCCAGGGAAAACTGGAGATGAAAATCATGAAACAGGCCCCAAGAACTCCGAAGTAAACAAGGGGTCAGAATCAATGCGAAAAGAGTTGCCTGAGTACCTGAAGCAGAAGCTGAAAGCAAGGGGTATTCTTAAAGATAATGTGACAAATGGCCGTCCTGCAACAGATGAGAAT AAGTTGGAGATGCAATCTACTCACACTGCAGGAGTCTTAAAGTTGCCCGCTGGTTGG GTTGAGGCAAAAGACCCTGCAAGTGGttctatatatttttacaatGAAAATACTGGGAAAAGCCAATGGGAGAGACCTGCCGAGAGTGTTAGTAGTCCACAACAACCTCCCTCTCTGCCACCCCTGCTGCAAGATTGGGAAGAGGCATTGGACGATTCAACTG GTCAAAAGTATTACTACAATACAAAGACACAAGCATCACAATGGGAGCGTCCACATTTGTTGGAGCAGGCAGCCTCAGAACAACATGTTGAAAGTATAACTTCCGGAGAGGAGACTGCTGGAAAGGGAAACTGTCAATTATCCGTAATGAAGAAATGCATGGGATGTGGTGGATGGGGGAAGGACCTTGTCCAGGCATGGGGCTATTGCAATCATTGCACGAG GGTTCTCAAGCTTCCTTATCAGCAATATTCAATTCCCAATTTAAATTATCAGCAGCAAACAGGCAATGCTGCAGGCTCTAAGGAGGTTTCAAGCAAAACAGCGGCCAAGCATCG GTCAAGTTCAAAACCCCCAGTTGGAAAAGGCAACAGAAAGGACCACAAGAAACGTACTTACAGTGAGGATGAAGAGTTGGATCCTATGGATCCAAGCTCATATTCAGATGCTCCACGTGGTGGATG GGTGGTTGGCCTTAAAGGAGTGCAGCCACGGGCAGTAGATACCACGGCCACT GGCCCTCTCTTTCAGCAGCGGCCATACCCATCACCTGGTGCTGTTCTGCGAAAGAATGCTGAAATCGCTGCACAAACAAAGAAATCAAGCTCCCATTTTGCACCTATATCTAAGAGGGGTGATGGTAGTGATGGACTTGGTGATGCGGATTGA
- the LOC131234315 gene encoding ATP-dependent Clp protease proteolytic subunit 3, chloroplastic — translation MEISTPLTTISPRHSFSHGLFPPSNLNPIPPPNTLNRRKPIALKSVQNYRKTLSSDWALTTSSSGPWMPRLDELDTTNMLLRQRIVFLGSQVDTMTADLIISQLLFLDAEDQKKEIKLFINSPGGSVTAGMGIYDAMKLCKADVSTVCLGLAASMGAFLLASGTKGKRFCMPNARVMIHQPLGTAGGKATEMGLQIREMAYHKVKMNKIFSRITGKPEKQIEEDTDRDYFMNPWEAKEYGLVDAIIDDGKPGLVAPIAESTPPPKTRVWDLWKVEGSRKGKKNLPSEQKISRNGFGGSQEGDGEKGSEQEKEAATPV, via the exons aTGGAAATCAGTACACCGTTAACCACCATATCTCCAAGACATTCCTTCTCTCATGGCCTCTTCCCACCCTCCAATCTCAACCCAATCCCTCCTCCTAACACTCTCAATAGAAGAAAACCAATCGCCCTCAAATCCGTCCAAAATTACAGAAAAACCCTCTCCTCTGATTGGGCCCTCACCACCTCTTCTTCTGGCCCTTGGATGCCTAGGTTGGATGAGCTTGACACTACCAACATGCTCCTCAGGCAGAGGATCGTCTTCCTGGGTTCTCAG GTGGATACCATGACCGCAGATCTGATTATCAGCCAGCTCTTATTTCTGGATGCTGAAGACCAGAAGAAAGAGATCAAATTGTTTATAAATTCTCCGGGTGGCTCCGTAACTGCCG GAATGGGAATATATGATGCTATGAAGTTATGCAAGGCAGATGTGTCTACAGTTTGCTTGGGTCTTGCGGCATCTATGGGCGCATTTCTGCTTGCTTCTGGAACAAAGGGAAAGAGATTTTGCATGCCAAATGCCAGAGTAATGATCCATCAACCGCTGGGAACTGCTGGAGGGAAA GCAACAGAAATGGGCTTACAGATCAGAGAAATGGCATACCACAAGGTTAAGATGAACAAAATATTCTCAAGAATTACAGGGAAGCCTGAGAAGCAG ATCGAAGAGGACACTGATCGTGACTATTTCATGAACCCCTGGGAGGCGAAGGAATATGGTCTGGTAGATGCAATCATCGATGATGGGAAACCGGGTCTGGTTGCCCCAATTGCAGAATCAACACCTCCGCCAAAAACTCGTGTGTGGGATTTGTGGAAAGTCGAAGGGAGCCGGAAAGGTAAGAAGAATTTGCCATCAGAGCAGAAGATTTCGCGGAATGGCTTTGGAGGAAGCCAAGAAGGCGATGGGGAGAAAGGATCAGAACAAGAAAAGGAAGCGGCCACGCCAGTGTGA
- the LOC131234396 gene encoding uncharacterized protein LOC131234396 isoform X1, whose product MENFREQPSPPGVMMMPNIASNSAPYVSPNSYTPQPSENISRPPHSSGNIPFSIHPSNATFPPPTQNFYPHFHSPTQFQFAPGRAPAPCMPQTHEQRPSNSQPIVFPQPSMSAYPYITQAPSSVSSYGAVHGTMHPHVDRNGFQFSQENLHGRAAPHFPVSTLNHQNLHQLNESRGSDTRDKVGDANEQEQHTGQNGSGRSTQYGTNLVDQQSRTQSELGDGIGQQNKKQKMQQAADEQKLTSECVVDGNVHSKSEHSLPSVSGERDLLQYPHKEAITADIASQTKFPREDADDIETATQDAILREQEIATQQIIQNQRQTRGASEPAEDDKDILSGRHDPNALKEVLLKMTTDHRAEMASKRGKSSHPDKGNIEIGNGYGVPGGGAYYGASRPSMVASTIFICYAPGKTGDENHETGPKNSEVNKGSESMRKELPEYLKQKLKARGILKDNVTNGRPATDENKLEMQSTHTAGVLKLPAGWVEAKDPASGSIYFYNENTGKSQWERPAESVSSPQQPPSLPPLLQDWEEALDDSTGQKYYYNTKTQASQWERPHLLEQAASEQHVESITSGEETAGKGNCQLSVMKKCMGCGGWGKDLVQAWGYCNHCTRSPKCRVLKLPYQQYSIPNLNYQQQTGNAAGSKEVSSKTAAKHRSSSKPPVGKGNRKDHKKRTYSEDEELDPMDPSSYSDAPRGGWVVGLKGVQPRAVDTTATGPLFQQRPYPSPGAVLRKNAEIAAQTKKSSSHFAPISKRGDGSDGLGDAD is encoded by the exons ATGGAGAACTTCCGTGAACAGCCATCCCCTCCAGGTGTCATGATGATGCCAAACATTGCTTCAAATTCGGCTCCATACGTTTCTCCCAACTCATATACTCCCCAGCCTTCCGAAAACATTAGTAGACCTCCGCACTCTTCTGGAAACATTCCGTTTTCCATTCACCCATCCAATGCAACCTTTCCTCCTCCTACTCAAAACTTCTACCCGCATTTTCATTCACCAACACAATTTCAATTTGCTCCAGGAAGAGCACCTGCACCATGCATGCCTCAGACACATGAACAAAGGCCTAGTAACTCCCAACCCATTGTCTTTCCTCAGCCCAGCATGTCAGCCTATCCATATATCACACAAGCACCGAGTTCGGTATCTTCTTACGGCGCTGTTCATGGTACTATGCACCCTCATGTTGACAGAAATGGTTTTCAGTTTTCCCAAGAAAATCTTCATGGTAGAGCTGCTCCCCATTTCCCTGTATCAACTCTCAATCATCAAAACTTGCATCAGTTAAATGAATCCAGGGGTTCGGATACACGGGATAAGGTGGGAGATGCGAATGAGCAAGAACAACACACAGGACAGAATGGGTCAGGAAGATCCACCCAATACGGCACAAATCTCGTGGACCAGCAATCCAGGACACAATCTGAATTGGGTGATGGAATTGGTCAGCAAAACAAGAAGCAGAAAATGCAACAAGCAGCTGACGAACAGAAGCTGACTTCAGAATGCGTTGTTGATGGGAATGTTCACAGCAAATCTGAACATTCTTTGCCGTCGGTCTCAGGGGAACGTGACCTTCTCCAATATCCGCATAAAGAAGCCATCACTGCAGACATTGCCAGTCAGACAAAGTTCCCTAGAGAAGATgctgatgatatcgaaactgctACTCAAGATGCTATATTGCGTGAACAa GAAATTGCCACGCAACAAATCATACAAAATCAAAG GCAAACAAGAGGCGCAAGTGAACCTGCAGAGGATGATAAAGACATTCTCTCTGGACGTCATGATCCCAATGCTTTGAAG GAGGTTTTACTTAAGATGACGACGGACCATCGTGCGGAAATGGCCTCCAAACGCGGGAAGTCTAGTCATCCCGATAAAG GCAACATTGAAATTGGCAATGGGTATGGTGTACCTGGTGGAGGTGCTTATTATGGTGCCTCAAGGCCCTCCATGGTTGCATCAA CTATATTTATTTGTTATGCTCCAGGGAAAACTGGAGATGAAAATCATGAAACAGGCCCCAAGAACTCCGAAGTAAACAAGGGGTCAGAATCAATGCGAAAAGAGTTGCCTGAGTACCTGAAGCAGAAGCTGAAAGCAAGGGGTATTCTTAAAGATAATGTGACAAATGGCCGTCCTGCAACAGATGAGAAT AAGTTGGAGATGCAATCTACTCACACTGCAGGAGTCTTAAAGTTGCCCGCTGGTTGG GTTGAGGCAAAAGACCCTGCAAGTGGttctatatatttttacaatGAAAATACTGGGAAAAGCCAATGGGAGAGACCTGCCGAGAGTGTTAGTAGTCCACAACAACCTCCCTCTCTGCCACCCCTGCTGCAAGATTGGGAAGAGGCATTGGACGATTCAACTG GTCAAAAGTATTACTACAATACAAAGACACAAGCATCACAATGGGAGCGTCCACATTTGTTGGAGCAGGCAGCCTCAGAACAACATGTTGAAAGTATAACTTCCGGAGAGGAGACTGCTGGAAAGGGAAACTGTCAATTATCCGTAATGAAGAAATGCATGGGATGTGGTGGATGGGGGAAGGACCTTGTCCAGGCATGGGGCTATTGCAATCATTGCACGAG GTCTCCTAAATGCAGGGTTCTCAAGCTTCCTTATCAGCAATATTCAATTCCCAATTTAAATTATCAGCAGCAAACAGGCAATGCTGCAGGCTCTAAGGAGGTTTCAAGCAAAACAGCGGCCAAGCATCG GTCAAGTTCAAAACCCCCAGTTGGAAAAGGCAACAGAAAGGACCACAAGAAACGTACTTACAGTGAGGATGAAGAGTTGGATCCTATGGATCCAAGCTCATATTCAGATGCTCCACGTGGTGGATG GGTGGTTGGCCTTAAAGGAGTGCAGCCACGGGCAGTAGATACCACGGCCACT GGCCCTCTCTTTCAGCAGCGGCCATACCCATCACCTGGTGCTGTTCTGCGAAAGAATGCTGAAATCGCTGCACAAACAAAGAAATCAAGCTCCCATTTTGCACCTATATCTAAGAGGGGTGATGGTAGTGATGGACTTGGTGATGCGGATTGA
- the LOC131234396 gene encoding uncharacterized protein LOC131234396 isoform X3 — MENFREQPSPPGVMMMPNIASNSAPYVSPNSYTPQPSENISRPPHSSGNIPFSIHPSNATFPPPTQNFYPHFHSPTQFQFAPGRAPAPCMPQTHEQRPSNSQPIVFPQPSMSAYPYITQAPSSVSSYGAVHGTMHPHVDRNGFQFSQENLHGRAAPHFPVSTLNHQNLHQLNESRGSDTRDKVGDANEQEQHTGQNGSGRSTQYGTNLVDQQSRTQSELGDGIGQQNKKQKMQQAADEQKLTSECVVDGNVHSKSEHSLPSVSGERDLLQYPHKEAITADIASQTKFPREDADDIETATQDAILREQEIATQQIIQNQRQTRGASEPAEDDKDILSGRHDPNALKEVLLKMTTDHRAEMASKRGKSSHPDKGNIEIGNGYGVPGGGAYYGASRPSMVASRKTGDENHETGPKNSEVNKGSESMRKELPEYLKQKLKARGILKDNVTNGRPATDENKLEMQSTHTAGVLKLPAGWVEAKDPASGSIYFYNENTGKSQWERPAESVSSPQQPPSLPPLLQDWEEALDDSTGQKYYYNTKTQASQWERPHLLEQAASEQHVESITSGEETAGKGNCQLSVMKKCMGCGGWGKDLVQAWGYCNHCTRSPKCRVLKLPYQQYSIPNLNYQQQTGNAAGSKEVSSKTAAKHRSSSKPPVGKGNRKDHKKRTYSEDEELDPMDPSSYSDAPRGGWVVGLKGVQPRAVDTTATGPLFQQRPYPSPGAVLRKNAEIAAQTKKSSSHFAPISKRGDGSDGLGDAD; from the exons ATGGAGAACTTCCGTGAACAGCCATCCCCTCCAGGTGTCATGATGATGCCAAACATTGCTTCAAATTCGGCTCCATACGTTTCTCCCAACTCATATACTCCCCAGCCTTCCGAAAACATTAGTAGACCTCCGCACTCTTCTGGAAACATTCCGTTTTCCATTCACCCATCCAATGCAACCTTTCCTCCTCCTACTCAAAACTTCTACCCGCATTTTCATTCACCAACACAATTTCAATTTGCTCCAGGAAGAGCACCTGCACCATGCATGCCTCAGACACATGAACAAAGGCCTAGTAACTCCCAACCCATTGTCTTTCCTCAGCCCAGCATGTCAGCCTATCCATATATCACACAAGCACCGAGTTCGGTATCTTCTTACGGCGCTGTTCATGGTACTATGCACCCTCATGTTGACAGAAATGGTTTTCAGTTTTCCCAAGAAAATCTTCATGGTAGAGCTGCTCCCCATTTCCCTGTATCAACTCTCAATCATCAAAACTTGCATCAGTTAAATGAATCCAGGGGTTCGGATACACGGGATAAGGTGGGAGATGCGAATGAGCAAGAACAACACACAGGACAGAATGGGTCAGGAAGATCCACCCAATACGGCACAAATCTCGTGGACCAGCAATCCAGGACACAATCTGAATTGGGTGATGGAATTGGTCAGCAAAACAAGAAGCAGAAAATGCAACAAGCAGCTGACGAACAGAAGCTGACTTCAGAATGCGTTGTTGATGGGAATGTTCACAGCAAATCTGAACATTCTTTGCCGTCGGTCTCAGGGGAACGTGACCTTCTCCAATATCCGCATAAAGAAGCCATCACTGCAGACATTGCCAGTCAGACAAAGTTCCCTAGAGAAGATgctgatgatatcgaaactgctACTCAAGATGCTATATTGCGTGAACAa GAAATTGCCACGCAACAAATCATACAAAATCAAAG GCAAACAAGAGGCGCAAGTGAACCTGCAGAGGATGATAAAGACATTCTCTCTGGACGTCATGATCCCAATGCTTTGAAG GAGGTTTTACTTAAGATGACGACGGACCATCGTGCGGAAATGGCCTCCAAACGCGGGAAGTCTAGTCATCCCGATAAAG GCAACATTGAAATTGGCAATGGGTATGGTGTACCTGGTGGAGGTGCTTATTATGGTGCCTCAAGGCCCTCCATGGTTGCATCAA GGAAAACTGGAGATGAAAATCATGAAACAGGCCCCAAGAACTCCGAAGTAAACAAGGGGTCAGAATCAATGCGAAAAGAGTTGCCTGAGTACCTGAAGCAGAAGCTGAAAGCAAGGGGTATTCTTAAAGATAATGTGACAAATGGCCGTCCTGCAACAGATGAGAAT AAGTTGGAGATGCAATCTACTCACACTGCAGGAGTCTTAAAGTTGCCCGCTGGTTGG GTTGAGGCAAAAGACCCTGCAAGTGGttctatatatttttacaatGAAAATACTGGGAAAAGCCAATGGGAGAGACCTGCCGAGAGTGTTAGTAGTCCACAACAACCTCCCTCTCTGCCACCCCTGCTGCAAGATTGGGAAGAGGCATTGGACGATTCAACTG GTCAAAAGTATTACTACAATACAAAGACACAAGCATCACAATGGGAGCGTCCACATTTGTTGGAGCAGGCAGCCTCAGAACAACATGTTGAAAGTATAACTTCCGGAGAGGAGACTGCTGGAAAGGGAAACTGTCAATTATCCGTAATGAAGAAATGCATGGGATGTGGTGGATGGGGGAAGGACCTTGTCCAGGCATGGGGCTATTGCAATCATTGCACGAG GTCTCCTAAATGCAGGGTTCTCAAGCTTCCTTATCAGCAATATTCAATTCCCAATTTAAATTATCAGCAGCAAACAGGCAATGCTGCAGGCTCTAAGGAGGTTTCAAGCAAAACAGCGGCCAAGCATCG GTCAAGTTCAAAACCCCCAGTTGGAAAAGGCAACAGAAAGGACCACAAGAAACGTACTTACAGTGAGGATGAAGAGTTGGATCCTATGGATCCAAGCTCATATTCAGATGCTCCACGTGGTGGATG GGTGGTTGGCCTTAAAGGAGTGCAGCCACGGGCAGTAGATACCACGGCCACT GGCCCTCTCTTTCAGCAGCGGCCATACCCATCACCTGGTGCTGTTCTGCGAAAGAATGCTGAAATCGCTGCACAAACAAAGAAATCAAGCTCCCATTTTGCACCTATATCTAAGAGGGGTGATGGTAGTGATGGACTTGGTGATGCGGATTGA
- the LOC131234314 gene encoding pentatricopeptide repeat-containing protein At1g71060, mitochondrial-like, whose translation MGFFQSLSRLLKTVEKAKISIEKPMKVTPKFTPFQSLIPSFELGFSSSFHQLEKTQSCPEKAGQKPIFIAKQVRHRRDPSLLIGFRLGFCSSIHSSRRTHICIETTDENPIHNCQKISEDAEKICQTLLNRANSNIEYSLDSLGIRVSPELVEEVLKKLSNAGVLALSFFRWAEKQEGFKHSTESFHALIEALGKIKQFRLIWNLVDAMKVKGLLTRETFGLITRRYARARKIKEGIEAFEQMEKYGLKPELSDFNRLIDTISKSKHVKRAQEIFDSMKKGRFLPDLKTYTILLEGWGHDRNLLRLKEVYQEMRDEGFEADAVTFGILINAYCKARRYDEAVEIFNEMVSKNRTPTPHIYCTLINGLGSDKRLNEALKFFELSKSSGFAPEIPTYNAVVGSYCWAMQFDDAYRVVDEMKRCGVGPNSRTYDIIIHHLIKAQRRNEAYSLFQKMGNEIICEPDLNTYTMMISMFCVEARVDMALRVWKQMNGKGVIPCMHMFSALINGLCDENRLDEACKYFQEMLDMGIRPPGQLYGNLKEVLLDGGKKDLAVSFGEKLDRLRKTPLDE comes from the coding sequence ATGGGTTTTTTCCAATCTCTCAGTCGACTGCTGAAAACAGTCGAAAAAGCTAAGATTTCCATCGAGAAACCCATGAAAGTCACCCCCAAGTTCACCCCCTTTCAATCTCTCATTCCAAGCTTTGAATTGGGTTTTTCCAGCTCtttccatcaattagaaaaaaccCAATCATGCCCCGAAAAGGCCGGTCAAAAGCCAATCTTTATTGCCAAACAGGTCCGTCATCGCCGGGACCCATCTCTTCTTATCGGATTCAGATTGGGTTTTTGCAGCTCGATCCATAGTTCCCGTAGAACCCATATTTGCATTGAAACCACAGATGAGAACCCAATCCACAATTGTCAGAAAATATCAGAAGATGCAGAAAAGATATGCCAAACGCTCTTGAACAGGGCTAATTCCAATATCGAATATTCTCTCGACAGTTTGGGCATTCGGGTCTCGCCGGAACTTGTCGAGGAAGTCCTCAAGAAGCTCAGCAATGCCGGAGTTCTTGCCCTTTCTTTCTTCCGGTGGGCCGAGAAGCAAGAAGGATTCAAGCATTCTACTGAAAGCTTTCATGCTCTGATTGAAGCTCTGGGCAAGATCAAACAGTTCAGATTGATATGGAATTTGGTCGATGCTATGAAAGTGAAAGGTTTGCTGACAAGAGAGACATTTGGGTTAATTACTAGGAGGTATGCGCGGGCCCGGAAGATCAAGGAAGGGATTGAAGCTTTTGAACAGATGGAGAAGTACGGACTGAAACCAGAGTTATCAGATTTTAATCGGTTGATAGATACGATTAGCAAGTCCAAACATGTCAAGAGAGCTCAAGAGATTTTTGACAGTATGAAAAAGGGAAGGTTTTTGCCGGATCTCAAGACGTATACGATTCTCTTGGAAGGGTGGGGACACGATCGGAATTTGCTGAGGCTGAAGGAGGTTTATCAGGAAATGAGGGATGAAGGGTTCGAAGCTGATGCTGTGACATTCGGGATTCTTATTAATGCTTACTGTAAGGCCCGGCGATATGATGAAGCAGTGGAGATTTTCAATGAGATGGTATCGAAGAATCGTACACCGACCCCACATATATACTGTACTCTGATCAATGGGTTAGGTTCCGACAAGAGATTAAATGAGGCATTGAAGTTTTTTGAGTTGTCTAAATCCAGCGGATTTGCACCGGAGATACCCACTTACAATGCGGTTGTCGGGTCTTACTGTTGGGCAATGCAGTTTGATGATGCTTATAGAGTAGTGGATGAGATGAAGAGATGTGGGGTCGGTCCGAATTCGCGGACCTACGACATCATCATCCATCACCTGATAAAGGCACAGAGAAGAAACGAGGCATATTCGCTTTTTCAGAAGATGGGCAATGAGATCATTTGCGAGCCTGATTTGAATACGTATACAATGATGATAAGCATGTTTTGTGTCGAAGCGCGGGTAGACATGGCTCTGAGGGTGTGGAAGCAAATGAATGGTAAGGGAGTGATTCCTTGCATGCATATGTTTTCGGCTCTGATTAACGGTTTGTGTGATGAGAATAGGTTAGATGAGGCGTGCAAGTACTTTCAGGAGATGCTGGATATGGGTATTAGGCCGCCGGGCCAGCTGTATGGGAATTTGAAAGAAGTTCTTCTTGATGGGGGGAAGAAAGATTTGGCAGTGAGCTTTGGTGAGAAGCTGGATAGATTGAGGAAAACGCcattggatgaatga